Part of the Chloroflexota bacterium genome is shown below.
TCCCCCTCTCGTGGATGGTTCCTGGAGCGAGGTGTCCCCCCATATGCAATGCAAGGGTGGCTGAACCCTCAGATCTTTGCGTCGAGCATCTTGTCGTGAGATTCGCCGTTGGTGGTGCAAATAGCTCAGGTGTTCAACCGTCCGGATATAAGATAATGATTTAATCCATGCAGCGGCCTGGACAAGTTACTGCGAACCAGAAGATAGGAAAAGGCTGGTCACAACCAGACTATCTCCAGAGCCATCGGCCAGCGGTATTCTTTTAGCTTGTTCGGGCTGGTAGAAGCCCACTTCCAGTTCGTACTTCCCCGTCGGTGCCTCCGGCCGGACGACGATGTCGTAGGTATCAGCTAAAACTTCACCCGGAATCCAACCATCGGTGGGCGCTTTCCCATCAAGAGGAACGGAATCTTTTTGGCCGTAGATTTGTCCATCTGCTCCTATCAAATGTGTGAATACCTTATAGCTATCATCCATCTGGCTCAAAGCCCGCCAGTAGAGCGTTAAATGAACTGTCTGCCCTCCCTTTATTGGCTCATCTGGTGCTGTCTTCAAATCATAACCCAGGAGCTCGATAGATGAACCAAAACGGGCCTCCTTAGAGTAAGCTATACGAGGAATGTTGAAATCCCTTTTTCGTGCTCTTACTTTCACCTTGGGGAAGCCGGAGAAGGTCTTATCCACCAGCCTGTTGGCTTTCAGCTCCAGCAACAGGGTGTAATCCCCTGTAGACGCCCGCGCGGGCACCCGCACATCAAGGTAAGTCATTAAAGTTCGGCCTTGCCGCCACCGGCTGGTGGGAAACCAGGAAGTCCCCAATACCTCCGTCTTCTGCCACACAGCCTCTCCGTTGTCAGCGATAAGGCGTGCAAGCATCTGGTAATCCTGGTCGCTATCCTTTGTTAGCTGCCAGAGGAGCTTCACGGTGATGGTATCTCCTGGACGACAGTTCTCCCCGTCCAGGCCGAAGCCCAACAGATTCAACCCCTCGAAAGAAAAGTTAACCTGGTACGGCGTGGTGGCCGGGTCATAAAGCGCGGTAAGCGGTGGAGCGTCCAGCACTCTTATTTGAGCGAGACGGACTGGACCCCTCGGCAAGGTCTGACCATCCCGCCGTAGCTCGCTCGCCTCTCCGCTTACTTTGTCATAAACAACTATCATCAGCGAGTACTGGCCTGGTGGAAGAAAGGAGGGAACCGGCATACCGTAGCGATCTACCACCTCCTCGCCGGGAGCCCATCTGTTACTGGGAAAGAAGCCTGAGGCAGGTCTGGCATCTCGCTGCCAGACGGTGCGGCCCTCTTGATCTACAAGACGCCAGGAGACCGCATAATCCCTCGCCGTCTTGTTCCCAACCTGCCAGTGCAGGGCCAGGTGCAGAATATCTCCAGGCCTCACCGAAGTGGCATCAAGGCTGAGGCCTTTCAGGAGAGCCTCTTGCTCGTAGCTAATATTCAGCGGGGTGAAATTTAGTGTTGGCGGAGCCGATGCGTAGTAGACAACACGATTCAATCCCACCCTCGCCGAGACCACTTGATAGTAGTTGATTGCCAGGTGTGTTTCGACCAGATGCTGCGGGTCGTAGGCAGCGACATCATAGTCCAAGAGCCAGATGCCCCGATGTTTTGCCATGATCTCATCCAGCCGTTGCGCAGCTAATTGCCATCCATCGGGCTCGCCGAGGGGGAACAGATAGCTAGGGATAGGTTCCTTAGCCCTCAATCTTTGGTAATACCAGAACTGGAGTGTCTGGCTCCAGCCATCCAAGATTATGGCGTCCCCATGCTGGGCATGCCTTTCGATGTAAGTTACCGCTTCGCGAAAGTCGGTCTTTGCATACCCGTAATTGTAGAAGTGATTATACAGGGAGAATCCCTGGGTTAACACTAGAAGAAGGACGGAGACTACCCCCAGGAGAGAAGCCTTGCGATATAAGCCGACCAAGCCTAGACCCAGCACCATATAGAATGCCGGAGCACTGACCATCAGGTAGCGGGGCGCAAACATAGGACGCAGGAGGGATACCATGAGACCCAGGGTAGTGGGGAGGAGCAGGTAGCCGAGCACGAACCAGCGCCGAAACCAGGCTGGATACCTGTGACCATCATGGCCAGCAAACCAGAGCCCGATGAGGATGATGACCAGGAATCCGAAGGACAAACGAAACCCCTCATCCGCGGGGACTGATAACCCTAAGCTGTAATAGGTGAGGCTCTGTTTCACGATGGCTATGAGGTCCACGGTGCCCCTTTTAAAGGGGGCGTAAGAACTAACAATTTTATTGGCAAAGGCGAGCCATGGAAGGTACAGGACGGCGATGGTGAGTTGGATGGCAAGCCAGTAAACAACTGCCCGTCGTGACCACCCCCCACGCCATATTCCCCACAACAGCAGCGTGTTCGTGAACAGAAACAAAAAGAAGGCATAGTAGTGGGAATACAGGCCCAGCAGCATAAATATGGCATAGAATCCCATATGGCGCAGCGTTGCCTGTTGAAAGGTCCGCAGGGCAAAGTAGATGGCCATAAGCCCGAACAGAGCTACTGAGGCATACATTCTCGCCTCTTGTGCATACCAGACCTGGTAAGGATTCAAGGTCAGCAGAACTGCTCCAACCAGCCCAGCAGCGCGCCATGAGAAGAGATCGGCAACTTTGAAGAGAAATGCTACTGTCAAAACATTTGCTATCAGCGAGGGAAACCTCAGAGCAAATTCGCTGGTGCCGGCCAGCGGATACCAAGCGTGCAGGAACAAGTAGTAAAGGGGAGGATGGGGTTCGGCGGTAGAGGTCAGGCGCAGGATGCTAGAAAAACTAGAGTAAGCGGTTTGAATGGAGAAGGCCTCGTCACCCTCCAGCCCGACCCCATCCAGGCGGTAGACTCTGATGGCGAAGGCCACAAATATAACCACGAGTGCGGCAGCTCGCATGGTTATTTCTGAGCGAGAAGTTCGGAAAACAGAGATGCATCGCATGTCTGCAAGTCCTGCCTTTAGCGCGTCGCGATACTTCTTTATCTCGGGAGATTATAGTATATGGCGATACCGGTTTCCAAATCAATGTAGGAGGAATGTCGATCAACGGGGGGTCCAAGGGGGCGTCCGCCGAAGGCGGACCTGCGGTGGATCTGGGGATGTGCCCCAGAGCACAAAAGAAAGCCCGCAGGGCTAGATTGAACCATTCTCGGCACTGCAGGCCATTTCGTGGTTGCTATTGCTGTCTTCACTTAGGGCGTTTCGTTCAATAACGAGGCATAAGGATGCTCATATGATTCCGGTTAGTTCTTCTCGAAGAGAGGTAAAAATACGGAAAAGATGGTTCCTTGTCCGACCTGGCTTTCAACTTCAATCCTGCCACCATGAACTTGGGCGATATGCTGACAGATCGATAGGCCGAGCCCAGCGCCTCCCTCAGCGCGTGAACGAGCCTTATCAACACGGTAAAAACGCTCGAAGATATGTGGCAGGTGCTCTTTTGGGATGCCGATGCCTGTGTCTTTGATAGCTATCACCGCTGTTTTACCTTCCCCGACGACAGAGGCTGATACGCTGCCGCCGCTTGGAGTGTACCTGATGGCATTTTGCAGAAGATTGAGAAATAATTGCTTCAGTTTTATCTTGTCGCCCTCTACAATAAGATTCTCCAGCGGGCCAAGGTTGAACTGAAGTCCCTTTTCCTGGCAAAGCACTTCTATGTCTGCAGACAAGTCAGTAAAAAGTTCCTTAAGTCTAACCTCCTCGAAGTTCATTTGTTCCTTACCGGCATCGCTGCGAGTCAGATACAATAGCTTACCAACGATGGCCGACATATATTCCGCCTCCTGAGAAATCAATCCAAGCGACTTCCGGTAATCGCCCTCTGCTCGTTCCTTTCGTAATGCCAGCGTGGACTCGGCTTGAATGATAGCCAAGGGCGTGCGCAACTCATGAGAAGCATCAGCCGTGAACTGACGCTGACGACTGAAAGCCCCCTCCAGGCGCGCGATCATCCGATTCGGCGTTGAAGCCAGTTTTCCTAGCTCATCCTCACTGTGCACCTCTATCCTTCTGCTCAAATCACTCTCTTCTATCTCCTGCGCCGTGCGAGTGATCTGCTCTACAGGCTTAAAGGCACGGTTTGCCAGAAACAGACCACCGCCGCCTGCCAGAGCTGCTGTTGCTAGGACTGCAATAATAAGGATATATCTGAACCTCTCCAGCATATCCTTTATTTCTGCTGTTGAGCGGCCAACCACTACGGCGGCATGAATGCCCGATTCGTCCTTGAGAGGAACGGCATAAAGGCGGATTTCCTGATCATTCGCCATCTGACTAGCAAACGAGCTCCGACCAGCAAGAGCCTGGTCTAGCAACGTGTAAATCCGCGAGCTCTCTATTTTCCGACCCCAGCTCTGTATCAAATGTCGTTCGTTATCATAAAGCAGCATCAGTTCGACCGATTGCTCGCCAAAATTAAACTGGTTATCGTTCCGAAAGCCAATACTACCATTCTCTACCCCTAGGGAATTCTCGAGCTGCGCTGCTCCTAGTTTTAGAGAATTATCAAGACTCTGATACAGGCTGTGTGATAGCATGAAATAGGCCATTGCACCAAAGAGGGGCAGTAAGGCGCTCATGATGACCAGATACCAGATGGTCAGCCGAAATTTGATACTTTTGGTGAACCTCATACTTCCCTCAGCCGGTAGCCGGCTCCCCGCACTGTCTGAATCAGACTATTCTGGCCTCTTTCATCAATCTTGCGCCGCAGCCTTCGAATATAGACGTCTATCAGGTTAGACATGCTGTCAAACTCGTAATCCCAGGCATGCTCTTCCAGCATCGTGCGGGTGATCACCATGTTTGGGTGGCGCATGAAGTACTCCAGTATGACATACTCCTTGCTGGTCAGCTCGATCCTTCTCTGCCCCCGCCATACCTCCCTGCTCAGTGTATCCATGACCAGATCTCCTACCTGTAGCCTTGGTGATTTGGAAAATCCTTCCCGCCGCAAGAGCGCTCGTATCCTGGCCAGCAGCTCGTTGAAGGCGAAGGGTTTGATCAGGTAATCGTCGGCTCCAGCGTCAAGCCCCTTGACCCTGTCCTCCACGGAATCTTTGGCGGTTAGCATCAGGATTGGCGTGTTTACCCTCTTCAGCCGCAACTCCTGGCAGACCCCGATGCCATCTTTCTTGGGTAGCATAATGTCAAGAATGATAAGGTCATACGGGGTGCTCTCAGCAAGGTATTCGCCATCCTCACCGTCGTATGCGGTGTCAACTGCATATCCTTCTTCCAGCAATCCCCGTTTGATGATGTTACAAAGTCGTCTTTCATCTTCGAGAACCAGAATTCTCACGATCAATCCTCCGAACCGATTACTGCGTCATTATATTACAACAAGATGAATAGAAGATGAACGGCGGAACTTGGGCTCACGAAGTATCAGTTTAATCTGATGTTCATGTTCGGTTAACAGCAGATTCATGTTGGCATGCTAGACTGGCATCGACGAGAGCGAAGGCATCTCGTTAATCGTGATAGAAAGGAGGTGAAAGGAAATGCTGAAAAAAA
Proteins encoded:
- a CDS encoding ATP-binding protein, whose protein sequence is MRFTKSIKFRLTIWYLVIMSALLPLFGAMAYFMLSHSLYQSLDNSLKLGAAQLENSLGVENGSIGFRNDNQFNFGEQSVELMLLYDNERHLIQSWGRKIESSRIYTLLDQALAGRSSFASQMANDQEIRLYAVPLKDESGIHAAVVVGRSTAEIKDMLERFRYILIIAVLATAALAGGGGLFLANRAFKPVEQITRTAQEIEESDLSRRIEVHSEDELGKLASTPNRMIARLEGAFSRQRQFTADASHELRTPLAIIQAESTLALRKERAEGDYRKSLGLISQEAEYMSAIVGKLLYLTRSDAGKEQMNFEEVRLKELFTDLSADIEVLCQEKGLQFNLGPLENLIVEGDKIKLKQLFLNLLQNAIRYTPSGGSVSASVVGEGKTAVIAIKDTGIGIPKEHLPHIFERFYRVDKARSRAEGGAGLGLSICQHIAQVHGGRIEVESQVGQGTIFSVFLPLFEKN
- a CDS encoding response regulator transcription factor yields the protein MRILVLEDERRLCNIIKRGLLEEGYAVDTAYDGEDGEYLAESTPYDLIILDIMLPKKDGIGVCQELRLKRVNTPILMLTAKDSVEDRVKGLDAGADDYLIKPFAFNELLARIRALLRREGFSKSPRLQVGDLVMDTLSREVWRGQRRIELTSKEYVILEYFMRHPNMVITRTMLEEHAWDYEFDSMSNLIDVYIRRLRRKIDERGQNSLIQTVRGAGYRLREV
- a CDS encoding glycosyltransferase family 39 protein; translation: MRAAALVVIFVAFAIRVYRLDGVGLEGDEAFSIQTAYSSFSSILRLTSTAEPHPPLYYLFLHAWYPLAGTSEFALRFPSLIANVLTVAFLFKVADLFSWRAAGLVGAVLLTLNPYQVWYAQEARMYASVALFGLMAIYFALRTFQQATLRHMGFYAIFMLLGLYSHYYAFFLFLFTNTLLLWGIWRGGWSRRAVVYWLAIQLTIAVLYLPWLAFANKIVSSYAPFKRGTVDLIAIVKQSLTYYSLGLSVPADEGFRLSFGFLVIILIGLWFAGHDGHRYPAWFRRWFVLGYLLLPTTLGLMVSLLRPMFAPRYLMVSAPAFYMVLGLGLVGLYRKASLLGVVSVLLLVLTQGFSLYNHFYNYGYAKTDFREAVTYIERHAQHGDAIILDGWSQTLQFWYYQRLRAKEPIPSYLFPLGEPDGWQLAAQRLDEIMAKHRGIWLLDYDVAAYDPQHLVETHLAINYYQVVSARVGLNRVVYYASAPPTLNFTPLNISYEQEALLKGLSLDATSVRPGDILHLALHWQVGNKTARDYAVSWRLVDQEGRTVWQRDARPASGFFPSNRWAPGEEVVDRYGMPVPSFLPPGQYSLMIVVYDKVSGEASELRRDGQTLPRGPVRLAQIRVLDAPPLTALYDPATTPYQVNFSFEGLNLLGFGLDGENCRPGDTITVKLLWQLTKDSDQDYQMLARLIADNGEAVWQKTEVLGTSWFPTSRWRQGRTLMTYLDVRVPARASTGDYTLLLELKANRLVDKTFSGFPKVKVRARKRDFNIPRIAYSKEARFGSSIELLGYDLKTAPDEPIKGGQTVHLTLYWRALSQMDDSYKVFTHLIGADGQIYGQKDSVPLDGKAPTDGWIPGEVLADTYDIVVRPEAPTGKYELEVGFYQPEQAKRIPLADGSGDSLVVTSLFLSSGSQ